In Nitrosopumilus sp., one genomic interval encodes:
- a CDS encoding YlcI/YnfO family protein, with the protein MSRTVSARISTKMHDELRERCNLIGESINDFIVACMEIGLHNSSEFNFGDELMDEIEEKKSTS; encoded by the coding sequence ATGTCTAGAACTGTTTCTGCAAGAATCTCGACAAAGATGCATGATGAATTAAGAGAGCGATGTAATCTGATTGGGGAATCAATTAATGACTTTATTGTAGCATGTATGGAGATTGGTCTTCATAATTCATCAGAATTTAATTTTGGTGATGAGTTGATGGATGAAATTGAAGAAAAAAAGTCAACTTCTTAA
- a CDS encoding DUF6659 family protein, translated as MSLLSVEDIQKLNAACSALSEEDKIRHVGVINELGRLVAGGFKKGATPLLSEDRIRMLYMQMQLDFNMRRELDDVLGPIDYIASRRTKQLIISVPIGKNLVLISADPDTDDKKIIKRAEELFDEITISTV; from the coding sequence ATGAGTCTTTTATCAGTCGAAGATATTCAAAAGCTAAATGCAGCATGCAGTGCATTATCAGAAGAAGACAAAATTCGTCATGTTGGGGTAATCAACGAGTTAGGCAGGTTAGTTGCAGGAGGGTTCAAAAAAGGAGCAACCCCATTGCTTTCAGAAGATAGAATTAGAATGCTATACATGCAAATGCAACTTGATTTCAATATGAGAAGAGAGTTAGATGATGTTCTTGGTCCAATTGATTATATCGCATCAAGACGAACAAAGCAACTTATTATTAGTGTACCAATCGGAAAAAATTTGGTGTTAATTTCAGCTGATCCTGATACAGATGATAAAAAAATTATCAAACGAGCTGAAGAATTATTTGATGAGATAACAATATCCACAGTATAA
- a CDS encoding zinc ribbon domain-containing protein: MDSMDVVDEVNALLKLGVGDAYRLEHIKQSFIQNKNIWITDKNYLKRLREKYLIKQTLDDSSNEEIVFENEPENQETIHCWKCGKKGPLGANFCMICGSSLFEVGDNIVSTEPKSSKNTFKSIPLKIPIIVGIPLLVLIILGAGYSQGYFDNSFERSSSPDISPSPTVIVDEDSTGETDSKCGPGTVYDSESNSCILG; the protein is encoded by the coding sequence ATGGATTCCATGGATGTAGTCGATGAAGTAAACGCTCTGTTGAAATTAGGTGTTGGGGATGCATATAGATTAGAACACATCAAACAATCTTTTATCCAAAATAAGAATATCTGGATTACTGATAAAAATTATCTTAAACGTTTACGAGAAAAATATCTAATCAAACAAACTTTGGATGATTCTTCAAATGAAGAAATAGTTTTTGAAAATGAACCTGAAAATCAAGAAACAATTCATTGTTGGAAATGTGGAAAAAAGGGTCCGTTGGGTGCAAATTTTTGTATGATTTGTGGTTCTTCTCTTTTTGAAGTAGGTGACAATATTGTATCTACTGAACCAAAATCCAGTAAAAACACATTCAAATCTATTCCATTAAAAATTCCAATTATTGTTGGGATTCCTCTTCTTGTATTGATTATTTTAGGTGCAGGATATTCTCAAGGTTATTTTGATAATTCATTTGAACGTAGCTCGTCTCCTGATATTTCCCCATCTCCAACTGTGATTGTTGATGAGGACTCTACTGGTGAGACTGATTCCAAATGTGGTCCAGGAACTGTATATGATTCAGAGTCTAATTCGTGTATTTTAGGCTAG
- a CDS encoding helix-turn-helix domain-containing protein, which yields MNSENQISLFDNESDTAMYKHKLTLEKIKNELISFGLTKSQAKVFIYLGKYGSKTASEIAKALQLPRTETYHLVNSLQNMGLAVAELSHPTKYTAMDMAEAVATLVKQEQDRIDTLANKEESLSAMWKEIPFFAVETDESKSEKMQLLHGNGPITNKIKEMVDSSTDDFRIFGSVSDLLRMYHSDVFDWITDGQTNLKMVVSPLNKTPEFLSDMNSDLIRAMPSNSENKCFVINDKKEVLIFMRNANHPTRQVFAWWSDSETLVDMMSSLFELSWEKGEALY from the coding sequence TTGAATTCTGAAAATCAGATCAGCTTATTTGATAATGAATCAGACACTGCTATGTACAAGCATAAACTAACTCTTGAAAAAATTAAAAATGAACTAATCAGTTTTGGCCTTACCAAAAGTCAGGCAAAGGTGTTCATATATCTCGGCAAGTATGGATCGAAGACAGCTTCTGAGATAGCAAAAGCACTACAATTGCCTAGAACTGAGACATATCATCTGGTCAATTCTCTTCAAAACATGGGATTAGCTGTTGCAGAACTGTCTCATCCTACAAAATACACTGCTATGGACATGGCAGAAGCTGTGGCAACATTGGTCAAACAAGAACAAGACAGAATTGATACCTTGGCAAACAAAGAAGAATCCTTGTCTGCAATGTGGAAAGAGATTCCATTCTTTGCAGTAGAGACTGATGAGTCAAAATCTGAGAAAATGCAATTACTGCATGGAAACGGACCGATCACAAACAAAATCAAAGAAATGGTTGATTCAAGCACCGATGATTTCAGAATCTTTGGCAGTGTATCTGATCTACTCAGAATGTACCATTCTGATGTATTTGACTGGATAACTGATGGTCAAACCAATCTGAAAATGGTAGTTTCACCATTGAACAAAACTCCTGAATTCCTATCTGACATGAATTCCGATTTGATTAGAGCAATGCCTTCTAATTCTGAAAACAAGTGTTTTGTAATAAATGACAAAAAAGAGGTTCTCATCTTTATGCGAAATGCAAATCACCCAACAAGACAAGTTTTTGCTTGGTGGTCTGATTCTGAAACTCTGGTAGATATGATGAGTTCATTATTTGAACTATCTTGGGAAAAAGGAGAGGCACTATATTGA